The following coding sequences are from one Salvia hispanica cultivar TCC Black 2014 chromosome 3, UniMelb_Shisp_WGS_1.0, whole genome shotgun sequence window:
- the LOC125216715 gene encoding endoglucanase 12-like, with protein sequence MRQQNKYLCMLKWAFLSILIVIGLPITEANSEPKDKPSPHPLPDNYAAALHKALLFFDAQKSGKLGKENRIPWRGNSGLRDGSGLTDVIVEGGLVGGYYDAGDNAKFHFPMAFSVTMLSWSVIEYEHKYRANGEYNHVRDLIKWGADYLLLTFNSSPKINQIYTQVGGSRPGSTNPDDNFCWQRPEDMEYPRPVQTTTSGPDLAGEMAAALAATSIVFRDNHVYSKKLAEEAKNVFTFARDPARRAHYSTSNPFIEPYYNSTGYYDEYIWGAVWLFYATDNSSYLSLATNPGLARNSGAFNMTPDLRVFSWDNKLPGAMLLLTRVGLFLKPGYPYVDMLNYMHHNITGLTMCSYLRSNKVFNWTQGGMIELNRGKPQNLQYVANAAFLASVYADYLNATGLTGWFCGSTFLSLNVLKDFATLQMNYILGANPSNMSYIVGYGTKFPRHVHHRGASIPIDKTRYSCSGGWRWRDASTPNPNIVTGAMVAGPYPSDEFKDVRTNYTYTEPTLAGNAGFVAALVSLTMSEGRVGSADPTAVPGEPSEDSSQQPPTPRQPDPMIHPQTSSSAAFPLTSIVISFPFFLCIRLRFGLFII encoded by the exons ATGAggcaacaaaataaatatttatgcatGTTGAAATGGGCATTTTTGTCCATTTTAATCGTGATTGGGCTTCCGATAACCGAAGCTAACTCCGAACCTAAAGACAAGCCGTCGCCTCATCCATTGCCGGATAACTACGCAGCTGCGCTCCACAAGGCTCTTCTCTTCTTCGATGCTCAAAAGT CCGGTAAATTGGGCAAAGAGAACCGTATCCCATGGAGAGGGAATTCCGGGTTACGAGACGGGTCGGGTTTAACAGACGTTATAGTTGAAGGAGGGTTGGTGGGAGGATACTATGACGCCGGAGATAATgccaaatttcattttcccaTGGCATTTTCCGTCACGATGTTAAGTTGGAGCGTTATTGAATATGAGCACAAATATCGTGCAAATGGAGAATATAATCATGTTAGAGACCTCATCAAATGGGGCGCTGACTATTTGCTTCTAACTTTCAACTCCTCCCctaaaataaaccaaatttATACACAG GTTGGCGGATCTCGACCCGGCTCCACAAACCCTGATGACAACTTCTGCTGGCAACGTCCCGAAGACATGGAATACCCCCGCCCGGTCCAAACCACGACCTCCGGGCCTGACCTTGCGGGCGAGATGGCGGCCGCCCTAGCAGCCACCTCCATTGTTTTCCGCGACAACCACGTCTACTCAAAGAAGCTGGCCGAGGAGGCCAAGAACGTCTTCACCTTTGCCCGCGACCCGGCCCGAAGGGCCCATTACTCGACAAGTAACCCTTTCATCGAGCCGTACTACAACTCAACCGGATACTACGATGAATACATTTGGGGCGCTGTGTGGCTTTTCTATGCCACCGACAACTCTTCGTACTTGTCCCTGGCTACTAATCCCGGATTGGCGAGGAATTCCGGGGCCTTTAACATGACTCCTGATTTGAGAGTTTTTAGCTGGGATAATAAGCTGCCGGGGGCAATGCTACTTCTGACAAGAGTCGGGCTTTTCTTGAAACCGGGATATCCATACGTGGATATGTTGAATTATATGCATCATAATATTACCGGGCTTACTATGTGTTCTTACCTTCGGAGCAACAAAGTTTTCAATTGGACTCAAG GAGGAATGATTGAATTGAACCGTGGGAAGCCACAAAATTTGCAATATGTAGCAAATGCAGCATTTTTGGCATCTGTTTATGCTGATTACCTCAATGCTACGGGACTTACTGGATGGTTTTGTGGCTCAACCTTTTTGTCACTAAATGTTCTAAAAGATTTCGCAACTTTACAG ATGAATTATATACTAGGCGCCAACCCTTCAAATATGAGCTACATTGTTGGATACGGTACCAAATTTCCAAGGCATGTCCACCACCGCGGTGCCTCCATCCCCATAGACAAAACCCGCTACTCTTGCAGCGGCGGGTGGCGGTGGCGTGACGCCAGCACACCCAATCCCAACATCGTCACCGGTGCCATGGTTGCTGGCCCTTATCCCTCCGACGAATTCAAAGATGTCCGCACTAACTACACCTACACCGAGCCCACGCTTGCCGGAAACGCTGGGTTCGTGGCTGCGCTTGTCTCCCTCACCATGAGTGAGGGTCGCGTGGGGTCGGCTGACCCCACAGCCGTCCCCGGAGAACCTTCGGAAGACTCCTCCCAACAGCCCCCGACCCCACGGCAACCGGACCCCATGATTCATCCTCAGACCTCAAGCAGCGCAGCTTTTCCGTTGACCTccattgttatttcttttcccTTCTTTTTATGTATTCGGCTTAGGTTTGggctttttattatttaa